In Bacillus sp. KH172YL63, one genomic interval encodes:
- a CDS encoding GntR family transcriptional regulator — protein sequence MILDSNSMKPIYIQLSEWLETEILSGNFLPDDKVYSQYQLAEMYNINPATAAKGLTILADEGVLYKKRGLGMFVSSSARSIILKKRKDQTLVALVKEVVKEAVYLNVTEKDLITMIHEEMKAGDSK from the coding sequence TTGATTCTTGATTCCAATAGCATGAAACCGATCTATATCCAGCTGTCAGAATGGCTGGAAACGGAAATATTGTCAGGGAACTTTCTCCCGGATGATAAAGTGTATTCCCAATATCAGCTTGCAGAGATGTATAACATCAATCCGGCTACAGCCGCCAAAGGATTGACGATTCTTGCAGACGAAGGGGTTTTATACAAAAAGAGGGGGCTGGGCATGTTTGTTTCATCCTCAGCGAGAAGCATCATCCTGAAGAAACGGAAAGATCAAACATTGGTTGCACTTGTAAAGGAAGTTGTCAAAGAAGCGGTTTACCTGAATGTGACAGAAAAAGACCTGATTACGATGATCCATGAAGAAATGAAAGCGGGGGATTCAAAATGA
- a CDS encoding CBO0543 family protein translates to MYLILVVVVYILFAWFFVDWKRWKEFYPTVQFFIICNLLYNFLFYHHTLWAYKAVTVDWLNHTLIELVFTFFIIPVVIMIFLRFFPSGKKTALYLLCWILYFTFLEFLFYKKGLFLYDHGWNLGWSAIFNVIMFSILGLHHKKPLLALLLSLPTIIILLYIFHPTFSELK, encoded by the coding sequence ATGTACCTGATACTTGTTGTAGTGGTTTATATATTATTTGCCTGGTTCTTCGTTGATTGGAAAAGATGGAAGGAGTTCTATCCGACAGTACAATTTTTCATCATCTGCAATCTTCTGTACAACTTCTTATTCTATCATCACACATTATGGGCGTATAAAGCGGTCACGGTGGACTGGCTGAATCACACGCTGATTGAGCTCGTCTTCACCTTTTTCATCATTCCCGTCGTCATCATGATTTTTCTCCGCTTCTTTCCATCCGGGAAAAAGACGGCTCTGTACTTGTTATGCTGGATCCTTTATTTTACCTTTCTCGAATTCCTATTTTATAAAAAAGGGTTGTTTCTGTATGACCATGGCTGGAACTTAGGATGGTCTGCCATTTTCAACGTCATCATGTTCTCCATCCTGGGGCTTCACCATAAAAAGCCGCTTTTGGCACTTTTGCTATCACTGCCCACGATCATCATCCTGCTGTATATCTTCCATCCTACTTTTTCTGAATTAAAGTGA
- a CDS encoding Cof-type HAD-IIB family hydrolase, with product MDIKLIALDMDGTLVNHEGEVSPENEQAIQRAKEKGIHVVLSTGRSLFTCRDISDELGRSSYLVTVNGGEIYDHEYNLVDSIPLDTELVKQLWTLKKEHDVYFWSTSSQGLFNSRKPFEKDIESYNWLKFGFDIQDDDVRKVMMDELMKNEALEITNSSPTNIEINPAGVNKAAALVKVCKWLDLSMDQVMAVGDSMNDIAMIREAGFGVAMGNAQDAVKEAADWVTGINTDHGVAQAIDKVLKEME from the coding sequence ATGGATATTAAATTGATAGCACTTGATATGGACGGGACGCTCGTCAATCATGAAGGGGAAGTCTCCCCGGAGAATGAACAGGCGATCCAGCGTGCAAAGGAAAAGGGCATTCATGTTGTGTTGAGTACCGGCCGTTCGCTTTTTACCTGCCGGGACATTTCGGATGAGCTTGGCCGTTCCTCTTATCTTGTTACCGTGAACGGCGGGGAAATCTATGACCATGAATACAATCTGGTAGACAGCATTCCTCTTGATACGGAACTGGTGAAGCAGCTTTGGACATTGAAGAAGGAACATGATGTGTATTTCTGGTCCACTTCTTCCCAGGGTTTATTTAATAGTCGCAAACCATTTGAGAAGGATATTGAATCCTATAATTGGCTGAAGTTCGGATTCGATATTCAGGATGACGATGTCCGCAAAGTGATGATGGATGAGCTCATGAAAAATGAAGCACTTGAAATCACCAATTCGTCTCCAACGAATATCGAAATCAATCCTGCCGGGGTCAATAAGGCTGCGGCATTAGTGAAGGTATGCAAATGGCTTGATCTTTCCATGGACCAGGTCATGGCAGTCGGGGACAGTATGAATGATATCGCCATGATCCGTGAGGCCGGATTCGGGGTTGCGATGGGTAATGCCCAGGACGCCGTGAAAGAGGCTGCTGACTGGGTGACGGGTATCAATACCGACCACGGTGTTGCACAAGCGATCGATAAAGTGCTGAAAGAAATGGAATAA
- a CDS encoding polymer-forming cytoskeletal protein: MTTIDKKELHDLKISGSGTSGGGQFDTVKISGSGTIAGDVDCHELKISGSGTLTGNVNAGYIKTSGSSTIKGDTKAETITTSGSSKYNGSVTVEEMHTSGSSKVEKDLIFKEFKVSGSCKVGGKIQGGSIKTSGSLKVGRDCEVENFSSSGSVHINGLLNADKVQLEINHESSIKEIGGETIAVTHHRAHRLFKQMVNFFLQKEDYLFSDLIEGDEILLEYTKAKLVRGKNVVIGENCVIDTVEYSGSLEVSPESRVGHSIKI, encoded by the coding sequence ATGACGACAATCGATAAGAAAGAATTGCACGATTTGAAGATAAGTGGCTCAGGCACATCAGGCGGCGGGCAGTTTGACACCGTAAAGATCAGCGGAAGCGGTACGATTGCAGGTGACGTGGACTGCCATGAGCTGAAGATTTCCGGATCCGGCACCCTTACAGGGAACGTGAATGCCGGGTACATCAAAACGAGCGGTTCATCCACCATCAAGGGGGATACAAAAGCGGAAACGATCACGACAAGCGGCAGTTCCAAATACAATGGATCGGTCACGGTGGAAGAAATGCATACGAGTGGATCAAGCAAGGTCGAAAAAGACCTGATTTTCAAGGAATTCAAAGTGAGCGGATCCTGTAAAGTCGGCGGGAAAATCCAAGGGGGTTCTATTAAAACGAGCGGTTCCCTGAAGGTCGGAAGGGATTGCGAAGTAGAGAACTTCTCCTCTTCCGGTTCTGTTCATATCAACGGTCTGCTTAATGCGGATAAAGTCCAGCTCGAGATCAATCATGAATCTTCGATCAAAGAAATCGGCGGTGAAACGATTGCCGTGACCCATCACCGGGCACACAGGCTGTTCAAGCAGATGGTCAACTTTTTTCTCCAAAAAGAGGATTATTTGTTCAGCGACCTGATTGAAGGTGATGAAATACTTCTTGAGTACACGAAAGCGAAACTTGTAAGAGGAAAAAACGTAGTGATCGGGGAAAATTGTGTCATTGATACAGTGGAATATTCAGGCTCCCTTGAGGTAAGTCCGGAGAGCCGGGTAGGTCATTCAATAAAGATTTAA
- a CDS encoding DUF4004 family protein, which yields MDQNLISKKEVLELTGISYGQLYRWKRKNIIPEEWFIKKSSYTGQETFFPREKMLSRIDAIKEMKDGYSLDELSEFFSPNPTRIEIDESALRSYRILTDHTFALCSPLLPQQDTFEFPDILNMMVIEKAEQLRVPPEDQRTLFQFLHEQFTPLKESSLELVGLRKEGTVIWLLLPLQANIYFDPSATVAWRFDLQQMTEELKITLSDTKGM from the coding sequence TTGGATCAAAATTTGATATCCAAGAAGGAAGTACTGGAGTTGACCGGCATTTCATATGGGCAGCTCTACCGGTGGAAACGGAAAAACATCATCCCCGAAGAATGGTTCATCAAGAAATCGAGCTACACGGGACAGGAAACGTTCTTTCCTCGTGAGAAGATGCTATCGAGGATCGACGCCATCAAGGAAATGAAAGATGGTTACTCCCTTGATGAGCTTTCTGAATTCTTTTCACCCAATCCGACCAGGATCGAAATCGACGAAAGTGCACTTCGTTCGTATCGCATCCTGACAGATCACACATTTGCACTTTGCAGTCCCCTGCTGCCGCAGCAGGATACGTTTGAATTCCCGGATATTTTAAATATGATGGTGATTGAAAAAGCAGAACAGTTACGCGTGCCGCCTGAGGATCAGCGGACCCTCTTTCAATTTCTTCATGAGCAGTTCACTCCGTTGAAAGAATCGTCCCTTGAGCTTGTGGGTCTCCGTAAAGAGGGCACCGTTATCTGGTTGCTCCTGCCCCTGCAGGCAAACATTTACTTTGACCCGTCAGCAACGGTCGCATGGAGATTCGATTTGCAGCAAATGACGGAAGAACTGAAAATCACATTATCGGATACTAAAGGGATGTAA
- a CDS encoding ATP-dependent Clp protease ATP-binding subunit, with the protein MKCQVCQHNQATIEVYTQVNEKKSRMKMCSACFQKQQTPSGIHGGFPFDEWLKGMSMGAAQGNQAGQPSPASESGRGNNGVLDQFGRNVTAAARAGLIDPVIGRDKEVERVIEILNRRNKNNPVLIGEPGVGKTAIAEGLARKIVAGEVPSKLLNKEVYVIDVASLTAGTGVRGSFEERLKSIINELQNRKNVMLFIDEIHQLVGAGSAEGSMDAGNILKPSLARGELQVIGATTLKEYRQIEKDAALERRFQPVMVNEPSLEEAVEILKGLKGRYEEYHGVEFTDEAIEACVKLSHRYIQDRFLPDKAIDLMDEAGSKVNLLAEGKDKTALHKKLNEVRLKKEQATKAEDYEQAAVLRDEEAAIEKQISESTADSTLWVEKELIQKIIESKTGIPVGKLQSDDRTRIKSLQENLAGKVIGQEEAVKKVAKAIRRSRAGLKAKHRPIGTFLFVGPTGVGKTELTKTLAEELFGSKDAMLRLDMSEYMEKHSVSKLIGSPPGYVGHEESGQLTEKVRRNPYSIILLDEIEKAHPDVQHMFLQILEDGRLTDSQGRTVSFKETVIIMTSNAGVPDKKEAVVGFDTGGTDAIKETNILQLLGAYFKPEFLNRFDSIIEFQSLEKEGLLQILDLMLNELKNDLKEQDIRLTVDEEAKQKLVELGYHPEFGARPLRRVIQERVEDKIADLLLGEEAVTDVSVTVENDEIIVK; encoded by the coding sequence ATGAAATGCCAAGTATGTCAGCACAACCAGGCAACAATCGAAGTATATACGCAAGTGAATGAAAAGAAGTCAAGAATGAAGATGTGTTCTGCTTGCTTTCAAAAACAGCAGACCCCTTCTGGCATCCACGGCGGATTTCCTTTCGATGAATGGTTAAAGGGAATGAGCATGGGTGCTGCTCAGGGAAATCAAGCAGGTCAACCTTCGCCCGCATCAGAAAGTGGCCGGGGGAACAACGGTGTTCTTGACCAGTTCGGCCGTAATGTGACAGCTGCTGCGAGAGCAGGGTTGATCGACCCGGTCATTGGCCGTGATAAGGAAGTTGAACGGGTCATTGAAATTCTCAACCGCCGCAATAAAAACAATCCGGTGCTGATCGGTGAGCCCGGTGTCGGTAAAACCGCCATTGCTGAAGGTCTCGCACGGAAAATCGTAGCTGGGGAAGTACCGTCGAAACTTCTGAATAAGGAAGTGTATGTGATTGATGTTGCCTCGTTGACTGCAGGTACCGGGGTAAGGGGATCCTTCGAAGAGCGTTTGAAGAGCATCATCAACGAATTGCAAAATCGAAAGAATGTCATGCTCTTCATAGACGAAATCCACCAGCTGGTAGGGGCCGGTTCGGCAGAAGGCTCCATGGATGCGGGGAACATCCTGAAGCCGTCACTTGCCCGCGGCGAGCTGCAGGTGATCGGTGCGACAACCCTGAAAGAATACAGACAAATCGAAAAGGATGCAGCCCTGGAACGTCGTTTTCAGCCGGTGATGGTCAATGAGCCGAGCCTTGAGGAAGCCGTCGAGATCCTGAAGGGATTGAAAGGCCGTTATGAGGAATATCATGGCGTGGAATTCACAGATGAAGCCATTGAGGCATGTGTGAAATTATCCCACAGATACATCCAGGACCGATTCTTACCGGATAAAGCGATCGATTTGATGGATGAAGCAGGCTCGAAAGTGAACCTGTTGGCCGAGGGGAAAGATAAAACAGCACTTCACAAGAAATTAAACGAAGTAAGATTGAAGAAAGAACAGGCAACGAAAGCAGAAGACTATGAACAGGCAGCGGTCCTTCGTGATGAGGAAGCGGCCATTGAAAAACAAATCAGCGAAAGTACGGCTGACAGCACATTATGGGTAGAAAAAGAGCTGATCCAAAAGATCATCGAATCGAAAACAGGCATTCCGGTCGGGAAGCTTCAAAGTGATGACAGAACAAGAATAAAATCTTTGCAGGAAAATCTGGCCGGCAAAGTAATCGGGCAGGAAGAAGCAGTGAAAAAAGTGGCGAAAGCGATCCGCCGGAGCCGTGCAGGACTGAAAGCAAAGCATCGTCCCATCGGTACCTTCCTATTCGTAGGACCTACCGGTGTCGGTAAGACGGAGTTGACGAAAACCCTGGCAGAAGAATTGTTCGGATCAAAGGATGCCATGCTGCGACTGGATATGAGTGAATATATGGAGAAGCACTCGGTGTCAAAACTAATCGGTTCTCCTCCAGGCTATGTTGGTCATGAAGAATCTGGCCAACTCACCGAGAAAGTGAGAAGAAATCCTTATTCCATCATCCTGCTCGATGAAATCGAGAAAGCACATCCGGATGTTCAGCACATGTTCCTGCAAATCCTTGAAGATGGACGCCTGACTGACAGTCAAGGAAGAACGGTCAGCTTTAAAGAGACAGTCATCATCATGACAAGTAACGCAGGTGTACCAGATAAGAAAGAAGCAGTAGTCGGTTTTGATACAGGAGGGACAGACGCCATCAAAGAGACGAATATCCTCCAATTACTCGGTGCTTATTTCAAACCTGAGTTCCTGAACCGATTTGACAGCATCATCGAATTTCAATCCCTTGAAAAAGAAGGGCTCCTTCAGATTCTCGATCTTATGCTCAATGAACTGAAAAATGATCTGAAAGAACAGGACATTCGCCTGACTGTTGACGAAGAAGCGAAGCAGAAACTCGTTGAGCTGGGTTATCATCCAGAATTCGGGGCCCGCCCATTGCGCCGGGTAATCCAGGAAAGAGTGGAAGACAAAATTGCCGATCTGCTTCTCGGTGAAGAAGCGGTGACCGATGTGAGTGTAACAGTGGAAAATGATGAGATCATTGTGAAATGA
- a CDS encoding catalase: MADERRTKVNGNSKDEQLEQYRVEDEGKHLTTNQGLKVSEDEFSLKAGERGPTLMEDFHFREKMTHFDHERIPERIVHARGFAAHGEFELYDSMKEYTRAKFLQDTSKKTPVFVRFSTVAGSKGSAETVRDARGFATKFYTEEGNYDLVGNNIPVFFIQDAIKFPDLIHAVKPEPHNEMPQAASAHDTFWDFVANNQESAHMVMWAMSDRAIPRSFRMMEGFGVHTFRLVNEEGKAHFVKFHWKPVLGTHSLVWDEAQKINGKDPDFHRRDLYESIENGDYPEYELGIQLIKEEDEFNFDFDVLDPTKLWPEEEVPVKIVGKMTLNRNVDNVFAETEQAAFHPGSVVPGIDFSNDPLLQGRLFSYTDTQLIRLGGPNFHELPINRPVCPFHNNQRDGYGRHTINKGQVSYHKNSLAHNTPAPASKEEGGYTHYQEKMEGRKVRARSESFKDHFSQATLFWNSMSEPEKEHIIQAFSFELGKVMSKSVQKQVVDMFANVSMDLAKGFAEAINVEVPNGEDSKVTKSSPALSQENTVKKPDTRKVGVIVADGFNGEEVTKVLSLLKEEGAQPEIISNKLGMRKGKDGSELEVDHTFLTGESVLFDSLYVVGGEDVDKKFSQDTSYFVKEAYSHFKPIGATHEGIKWLEEASISGPGVVTGDDMHSFAKAFAAAIAEHRHWNREIV, from the coding sequence ATGGCAGACGAACGTCGTACGAAAGTGAATGGCAATAGCAAAGATGAACAGCTGGAGCAATATCGGGTCGAGGATGAAGGAAAGCACCTGACCACGAATCAGGGGCTTAAGGTGTCTGAAGATGAATTCTCCCTGAAAGCCGGTGAACGTGGCCCGACCCTGATGGAAGATTTCCATTTTCGTGAAAAGATGACTCACTTTGACCATGAACGGATTCCTGAACGGATCGTCCATGCACGGGGATTTGCGGCTCATGGTGAATTCGAACTCTATGATTCAATGAAAGAATATACAAGGGCGAAATTTCTTCAGGATACGTCGAAGAAAACACCTGTGTTTGTCCGCTTTTCAACAGTGGCTGGATCCAAGGGTTCTGCTGAAACTGTTCGGGATGCCCGCGGATTCGCTACGAAGTTTTACACAGAAGAAGGGAATTATGACCTTGTAGGGAACAATATTCCGGTCTTCTTCATCCAGGATGCGATCAAGTTCCCGGACCTGATCCATGCTGTCAAACCTGAACCGCATAATGAAATGCCGCAGGCGGCTTCTGCACATGATACTTTCTGGGATTTCGTTGCAAACAACCAGGAGTCTGCACATATGGTGATGTGGGCCATGTCAGACCGTGCCATCCCACGGAGCTTCAGGATGATGGAAGGCTTCGGTGTTCACACATTCCGACTGGTGAACGAGGAAGGAAAGGCCCACTTTGTGAAATTCCATTGGAAGCCTGTACTGGGTACCCATTCACTTGTCTGGGATGAAGCACAGAAAATCAACGGTAAAGATCCTGACTTCCACCGCCGTGATCTGTATGAATCCATTGAAAACGGAGACTACCCTGAATATGAGCTTGGTATCCAACTGATCAAGGAAGAAGACGAGTTCAATTTTGATTTTGACGTCCTCGATCCAACCAAGCTGTGGCCGGAAGAAGAGGTACCGGTCAAGATCGTAGGAAAAATGACATTGAATCGTAATGTGGACAATGTGTTCGCTGAAACGGAGCAAGCGGCCTTCCATCCTGGATCTGTCGTACCAGGAATCGATTTTTCCAATGATCCGTTATTACAAGGAAGACTATTTTCTTATACCGATACCCAGTTGATCCGTCTTGGCGGACCGAACTTCCATGAACTCCCGATTAACCGTCCTGTGTGTCCATTCCATAACAATCAGCGTGATGGATATGGCCGTCATACGATTAATAAAGGCCAGGTAAGCTATCATAAAAACTCACTTGCCCACAATACACCTGCCCCAGCTTCCAAGGAAGAGGGAGGATACACCCACTATCAAGAAAAGATGGAAGGAAGGAAAGTACGGGCAAGAAGTGAAAGCTTCAAAGACCATTTCTCTCAAGCCACCCTTTTCTGGAACAGCATGAGCGAGCCGGAGAAAGAGCATATTATCCAAGCTTTCAGTTTTGAACTCGGGAAGGTAATGAGCAAATCGGTTCAAAAACAAGTGGTTGATATGTTCGCAAACGTCAGCATGGATCTGGCTAAAGGATTTGCAGAAGCAATCAACGTAGAAGTTCCGAATGGAGAAGATTCTAAAGTAACGAAATCTTCTCCCGCGTTAAGCCAGGAAAACACAGTCAAGAAGCCCGATACCCGTAAAGTAGGTGTCATCGTTGCTGACGGCTTCAACGGAGAAGAAGTGACGAAGGTCCTTTCCCTTCTGAAAGAGGAAGGTGCGCAGCCTGAAATCATCAGTAACAAGCTGGGAATGAGAAAAGGAAAGGACGGCTCGGAACTCGAAGTCGACCACACCTTCTTGACAGGAGAGTCGGTACTATTTGACAGCCTGTATGTTGTCGGCGGGGAGGATGTTGATAAAAAGTTCTCTCAAGACACTTCATACTTCGTGAAGGAAGCTTATTCACACTTTAAACCGATCGGCGCGACTCATGAAGGGATCAAATGGTTAGAAGAAGCTTCTATCAGCGGTCCTGGTGTCGTAACCGGAGATGACATGCATTCATTTGCGAAAGCATTCGCAGCTGCCATTGCAGAGCATCGCCATTGGAATCGGGAAATCGTATAA
- a CDS encoding alkaline phosphatase family protein, with product MNRLTDHLIIISFDCLSALDYSIIKELPHFRELLDRGSFCKRVDSIYPSVTYPCHATIVTGKYPNRHGIVNNTLLQPGRDSPDWHWHRKSIKGTTLYDEAKKAGMTTAALLWPVTAKADIDFHMPEIFANRPWQHQILVSLLNGSPLYQWQMNRRFGHIRKGLDQPALDDFVLESAVETIKKKPDLFLIHFTDLDTQRHYHGFSSEEAHAALRRHDARLGRIIKAMKENRIYDNSTIVALGDHSALDESKAVQLNVLLKENGLITVSGRGKVTDWKAYCKGCDGSAYVYTKSKETTEEVRSLLDMLQKDPSNGIETVLTGEEAGRKGADEHCAFMLEARHGFYFKDALQGEFIHRITPEDVKEKRYTYGSHGYSPEKENYATIFMAAGKGIRPHVDIPSMGLIDEGPTFARLLGLSLGDTDGKTIDDILDV from the coding sequence ATGAATCGTCTGACAGACCATTTGATCATCATTTCATTCGACTGCCTATCCGCGCTCGACTACAGTATCATAAAGGAGCTTCCCCATTTCAGGGAACTGCTCGACCGTGGCTCCTTTTGTAAAAGGGTGGACAGTATCTATCCTTCAGTGACCTACCCTTGTCACGCCACCATCGTCACCGGCAAGTACCCGAACCGCCACGGGATCGTGAATAACACCCTGCTGCAGCCGGGACGTGATTCCCCCGATTGGCATTGGCACCGGAAATCGATAAAGGGCACGACCCTCTATGATGAAGCCAAAAAGGCAGGAATGACGACTGCCGCCCTGCTCTGGCCTGTGACGGCCAAGGCGGACATTGATTTTCATATGCCTGAAATCTTTGCAAACCGCCCTTGGCAACATCAAATCCTCGTATCCCTCTTAAACGGCAGTCCATTGTACCAATGGCAGATGAATCGGCGATTCGGACATATCCGTAAAGGCTTGGATCAGCCTGCGCTTGATGACTTCGTTCTTGAATCGGCGGTTGAAACGATCAAAAAAAAGCCTGATCTCTTTCTTATCCACTTCACTGACCTCGACACACAGCGCCATTACCACGGATTTTCGTCTGAAGAAGCCCATGCCGCCCTACGACGTCACGATGCACGACTTGGAAGGATCATAAAAGCCATGAAAGAAAATAGGATTTATGACAACTCAACAATCGTCGCCCTCGGTGATCACAGCGCACTGGATGAATCGAAAGCCGTGCAGCTTAATGTGCTGTTAAAGGAAAATGGCCTGATCACCGTATCCGGCCGTGGAAAAGTGACCGATTGGAAAGCGTATTGTAAAGGTTGCGACGGTTCTGCCTATGTGTATACAAAGAGCAAGGAAACGACGGAAGAAGTCCGCTCCCTTTTAGACATGTTGCAAAAAGATCCCTCAAATGGGATTGAAACCGTCTTAACAGGTGAAGAAGCCGGCAGAAAAGGTGCCGATGAACATTGTGCTTTCATGCTGGAGGCACGGCACGGGTTTTACTTCAAAGATGCGCTACAAGGCGAGTTCATCCACCGGATCACCCCGGAGGATGTAAAGGAAAAACGATATACGTACGGATCCCATGGATATTCCCCTGAAAAGGAGAACTATGCCACCATTTTCATGGCAGCAGGCAAAGGGATCCGACCGCATGTTGACATCCCTTCCATGGGACTGATCGATGAAGGGCCGACCTTTGCCCGATTACTCGGTCTCAGCTTAGGGGATACAGACGGAAAA
- a CDS encoding ABC transporter ATP-binding protein: protein MSVVECRGLVKAFGRKQALKDLTFSLGENKITGLIGRNGAGKTTLLKIMAGFFRETDGEISVFSERPFNNLKVSANMIYIDDEMSFSPYLSLSEILEVMGSFYQDWDMDIAMRLFSYFGFDPDAHHSSMSKGMKSTFNMIVGLAARCPLTILDEPTTGMDAAVRKDFYRALLKDYIAYPRTIILSSHLLTEIEDLLEDVLLIKEGEKCLHLPLDELRHYAVGLTGNTERMNHAIPEEAILFRKNVGMDSTYAVVKNEGEKWMEGFHPTPVSTEDVCMYLTSQSKGGIDDVFS from the coding sequence ATGAGCGTAGTCGAATGCAGGGGTTTGGTGAAAGCATTTGGCCGTAAACAGGCATTGAAAGACCTGACGTTTTCGTTGGGAGAAAATAAGATTACCGGGTTAATAGGAAGGAACGGGGCAGGCAAAACGACACTGTTAAAAATCATGGCCGGCTTCTTCCGTGAAACGGACGGTGAAATCAGCGTCTTCTCTGAACGGCCGTTCAATAACCTGAAGGTTTCGGCAAACATGATTTATATAGATGATGAGATGAGTTTTTCACCATATTTGAGTTTATCCGAGATTTTGGAAGTAATGGGGTCGTTTTATCAGGATTGGGATATGGATATTGCCATGAGGTTGTTTTCTTATTTCGGTTTTGACCCCGATGCCCATCACAGCTCCATGTCTAAAGGAATGAAAAGTACCTTTAATATGATCGTGGGTCTCGCTGCCCGCTGTCCGCTCACCATTCTTGATGAGCCCACAACCGGCATGGATGCTGCGGTGAGGAAAGACTTTTACCGGGCCCTCCTGAAAGATTATATCGCGTATCCCCGTACCATCATCCTGTCCAGTCATTTGCTGACAGAAATCGAAGACCTTTTGGAGGACGTCCTCCTCATCAAAGAAGGGGAGAAATGCCTGCACCTGCCTTTAGATGAACTGCGGCACTACGCTGTAGGGCTGACCGGGAATACAGAGCGAATGAATCATGCCATCCCAGAAGAGGCGATTCTCTTCAGGAAGAATGTTGGAATGGATTCCACCTATGCCGTTGTAAAGAATGAAGGGGAAAAGTGGATGGAAGGCTTTCATCCCACACCGGTTTCTACTGAGGATGTATGCATGTATTTGACATCACAGTCAAAAGGGGGGATAGACGATGTATTTAGCTGA